The DNA sequence CCCGTCGGCAGGTCTGCCGGTAATGGCGTTCGTCGGTTTCCAGGCCGTGTTCGCGATCATCACCGCAGCCCTCATCTCCGGCGCCATCGCGGACCGGGCCAAGTTCAGCACCTGGCTGATCTTCATCGCCATCTGGGTCACCATCGTCTACTTCCCGATCGCCCACTGGGTCTTCGACTTCACCCTGACCGATGACTCCGGCGCCGTCACCCACACCGGTGGCTGGATCGCCAACAACCTGAAAGCCATCGACTTCGCCGGTGGCACCGCGGTGCACATCAACGCTGGTGCGGCGGGTCTGGCCCTCGCGCTGGTGCTCGGCAAGCGGATCGGGTTCAGGCGCGATCCGATGCGGCCGCACAACCTCCCGCTGGTGATGATCGGGGCCGGCCTGCTGTGGTTCGGCTGGTTCGGCTTCAACGCCGGGTCGGCGCTGAGCGCCGGCAACACCGCCTCAGTGGTCTGGGTGAACACCCTGGTCGCCACCGCAGCGGCCGCCCTCGGCTGGCTGCTCACCGAGCGGATCCGGGACGGACATGCCACCTCTCTAGGCGCCGCCTCGGGTGTGGTCGCCGGCCTGGTCGCCATCACCCCGTCCTGCTCCTCGCTGAGCCCGGTCGGCTCGATCATCGTCGGAGCGCTCGCCGGTGTGTTCTGCGCCCTGGCGGTCGGTCTGAAGTACAAGCTGGGCTACGACGACTCCCTTGACGTGGTCGGCGTCCACCTGGTCGGCGGGTTGTGGGGAACCATCGCCGTCGGCTTCTTCGCCACTGAGGCGGCCCCGGCCGGTGTCAGCGGCCTGTTCTACGGCGGCGGAGTCGACCAGCTCTGGCGTCAGGCCGTCGGCGCGTTCGCCGTGCTGGTGACCAGCTTCGTCATCACCTACGTCATCGGGACCATCCTGCAGAAGACCGTCGGATTCCGGATCAACGAGGATGATGAGATCAGCGGCATCGACGGCGCCCAGCATGCCGAGTCCGGCTATGACCTGGGTGGTGCCGGTCTGCGAGGTGGGGCGTTGCTCGGCAGCAGCTCCAGCAAGGCACCATCGACCATCGAATCAATGTCCGATAAGGAGGTGTCGGCATGAAGCTCGTCACCGCGATCATCAAGCCACACATGCTCGACGAAGTGAAGACCGCCCTGGAGGCATTCGGGGTCGAAGGAATGACCGTCAGCGAGGCCAGCGGCTTCGGCCGCCAGCGTGGCCACACTGAGGTCTACCGCGGTGCGGAGTACACCGTCGACCTGGTGCCCAAGGTGAGACTTGAGGTGCTCGTGGACGACGCCGACGCGCAAGACATCGTCGATGTCCTGGTCAAGAGCGCACGGACCGGCCGCATCGGTGACGGCAAGGTCTGGACTGTCGGGGTGGATGATCTCGTCCGCGTCCGTACAGGTGAGCGCGGGCTGGACGCGCTCTGAAGCGTGACCTGACCAGCGAACGCC is a window from the Microlunatus panaciterrae genome containing:
- a CDS encoding ammonium transporter; amino-acid sequence: MTPLELNSGDTAWILTSAALVLLMTPGLALFYGGMVRAKSVLNMMMMSFGALAVVSVLWVLFGYSFAFGNDVGAGLLGNPVEFLGLKGLMADDPSAGLPVMAFVGFQAVFAIITAALISGAIADRAKFSTWLIFIAIWVTIVYFPIAHWVFDFTLTDDSGAVTHTGGWIANNLKAIDFAGGTAVHINAGAAGLALALVLGKRIGFRRDPMRPHNLPLVMIGAGLLWFGWFGFNAGSALSAGNTASVVWVNTLVATAAAALGWLLTERIRDGHATSLGAASGVVAGLVAITPSCSSLSPVGSIIVGALAGVFCALAVGLKYKLGYDDSLDVVGVHLVGGLWGTIAVGFFATEAAPAGVSGLFYGGGVDQLWRQAVGAFAVLVTSFVITYVIGTILQKTVGFRINEDDEISGIDGAQHAESGYDLGGAGLRGGALLGSSSSKAPSTIESMSDKEVSA
- a CDS encoding P-II family nitrogen regulator; protein product: MKLVTAIIKPHMLDEVKTALEAFGVEGMTVSEASGFGRQRGHTEVYRGAEYTVDLVPKVRLEVLVDDADAQDIVDVLVKSARTGRIGDGKVWTVGVDDLVRVRTGERGLDAL